A window of Sphingorhabdus lacus contains these coding sequences:
- a CDS encoding DUF3035 domain-containing protein, with product MKRKLILTVVAFALTTLSGCGSTGILDRQRPDEFAVTRSKPIEVPATFTLPAPTPDAPRPQDGDIKEQVLDALFGGTAPAPRP from the coding sequence ATGAAGCGGAAACTTATCCTGACGGTCGTGGCCTTCGCCTTGACCACCCTTTCGGGGTGCGGTTCGACGGGCATTTTGGACCGTCAACGGCCTGATGAATTTGCGGTCACCCGTTCCAAGCCGATTGAAGTGCCTGCCACATTCACTCTGCCCGCGCCGACGCCCGATGCGCCGCGCCCGCAAGATGGTGACATCAAGGAACAGGTTCTCGATGCGCTCTTTGGCGGCACAGCGCCCGCTCCCCGGCCCTAA
- the lspA gene encoding signal peptidase II, whose amino-acid sequence MNPHSKFRLQGIMLASLVFIADQIVKYIMLGPLQLQSRGVIHIISFFDLRYAENRGVSMSFLTADSDAERWALVALTAAIAGGVAIWMWREKLRGDMLALALVLGGALGNIVDRVRYGYVVDYADLHFGMFRPFYIFNLADAAITFGVLILLARAFLMREKAPVQEPASSADIVERV is encoded by the coding sequence ATGAATCCCCATTCCAAATTTCGCCTGCAGGGCATCATGCTTGCCAGTCTTGTCTTCATCGCTGACCAGATTGTGAAATATATCATGCTCGGCCCGTTGCAGCTGCAAAGCCGTGGCGTGATCCACATCATTTCCTTTTTCGACCTGCGCTATGCCGAAAATCGCGGCGTATCGATGAGCTTCCTGACCGCCGACAGCGATGCCGAGCGGTGGGCGCTGGTCGCTTTGACCGCGGCGATTGCGGGTGGGGTTGCGATCTGGATGTGGCGTGAAAAACTGCGCGGCGACATGCTTGCGCTTGCGCTTGTTCTGGGCGGTGCGCTTGGCAATATCGTCGACCGGGTCCGCTATGGCTATGTCGTCGACTATGCCGATTTGCACTTCGGAATGTTCCGTCCTTTCTACATTTTCAACCTAGCCGATGCCGCCATAACCTTTGGCGTGCTGATATTACTTGCCCGTGCTTTCCTGATGCGCGAAAAGGCACCCGTTCAGGAACCCGCAAGCAGCGCGGACATAGTGGAGAGAGTATGA